A single region of the Desulfobulbaceae bacterium genome encodes:
- a CDS encoding ATP-binding protein — KALLKSHSEGDDQRFYSVAMQVAAHEAKQGHGKLAEELRVLIDKAKSRRATGQPIPIGRPRGDLADLLTVSYPKCRLSDMILEESLALQVKKVMREQRHASEILSHGLSPRRKLLLVGPPGTGKTMSAAMLAGELGFPLCQVRLDGLITKYMGETAAKLRQIFDATDHTRGVYFFDEFDAIGSQRGIANDVGEIRRVLNSFLLMIEQDNSHSLIIAATNHPNILDHALFRRFDDVLHYTLPKKEQACALLKSRLAHAIDKRVSWTHLADLAAGLSYAEVSRASEEALKHILINKQKHITETEIGNMLVERQNIKERLQQHK; from the coding sequence AAAAGCACTTTTAAAATCTCATAGCGAAGGCGATGACCAGCGTTTTTATTCCGTTGCCATGCAGGTTGCTGCTCACGAAGCAAAACAAGGTCACGGCAAGCTAGCGGAAGAGCTGCGGGTTCTTATCGATAAGGCTAAGAGTCGTCGAGCAACCGGTCAACCGATCCCCATAGGCCGCCCCCGTGGGGATCTAGCTGACCTGCTAACGGTTTCTTATCCCAAATGTCGGCTTAGCGATATGATTCTGGAGGAATCTCTAGCCCTTCAGGTCAAGAAAGTTATGCGTGAACAGCGTCACGCTTCTGAGATCCTTTCTCATGGTTTATCTCCGAGAAGAAAACTTCTCTTAGTCGGCCCTCCTGGTACAGGAAAAACAATGTCTGCTGCTATGCTGGCCGGTGAACTTGGTTTCCCTCTGTGTCAAGTTCGCCTAGATGGTCTTATTACCAAATACATGGGAGAGACTGCGGCTAAACTCCGACAAATATTTGATGCCACTGATCACACCCGTGGTGTTTATTTCTTTGATGAATTCGATGCCATTGGTTCTCAACGAGGTATAGCCAATGATGTTGGAGAGATTCGGAGAGTGCTAAATAGCTTTTTACTTATGATTGAACAGGACAATTCCCATAGTCTCATTATTGCAGCAACGAACCATCCGAACATACTCGACCATGCTTTGTTCCGCCGCTTCGATGATGTCTTGCATTACACCCTGCCTAAAAAAGAGCAAGCGTGCGCTCTTCTTAAATCTCGATTAGCTCATGCTATAGACAAAAGAGTATCCTGGACGCATCTTGCTGATCTTGCAGCTGGATTGAGTTACGCTGAAGTTAGCCGTGCCAGTGAAGAAGCGTTAAAACATATACTTATTAATAAGCAAAAGCATATCACTGAAACAGAGATTGGAAACATGCTGGTTGAGCGCCAAAACATTAAAGAAAGATTACAACAACACAAATAA